The proteins below are encoded in one region of Candidatus Planktophila lacus:
- a CDS encoding carbohydrate kinase family protein, with protein sequence MSNIQVVCLGVITIDTIALVDNYPGEDERVLAHQIARAGGGPAAVAAVTLSRLGVSTAIAGTIGDDEDGAEVLRIFAREGVDTSGISIGASATSGSVIVASKEHSSRAISTRQPMQQVNLSAEAKKLISQAEWLHVDHVGINRLKSEKIARGNGPKISFDAGYNVADFDASEVDLFVPTDRQMALRYPDLQLGAAVERDSVNAKNITVATQGSAGSTGYSSESGLVHADGFAVDVVSTLGAGDVFHGALLAQVIQGHTLERSLLRANAVAALSCRGLDGQSMIPNTAELDKFLKERS encoded by the coding sequence TTGAGCAATATTCAAGTTGTTTGTCTCGGCGTAATAACTATCGACACAATTGCCTTAGTCGATAACTACCCAGGCGAAGATGAAAGAGTTTTAGCCCACCAGATAGCCCGTGCAGGCGGTGGTCCAGCCGCCGTTGCCGCAGTCACGCTAAGCCGCCTCGGTGTTTCAACGGCAATTGCCGGAACAATTGGCGATGATGAAGATGGCGCAGAAGTTCTGCGGATTTTTGCCCGTGAAGGCGTTGATACTTCAGGAATCTCAATCGGTGCTAGCGCAACTTCGGGAAGCGTAATCGTGGCTTCGAAAGAACATAGCTCACGCGCAATTAGTACCCGTCAACCAATGCAACAAGTAAATCTAAGCGCAGAAGCGAAGAAGTTGATTAGTCAGGCTGAGTGGCTCCACGTAGATCACGTTGGAATTAACCGTTTAAAGTCTGAAAAGATCGCTCGTGGAAACGGACCGAAGATTTCATTTGATGCCGGCTACAACGTTGCTGATTTCGATGCTTCAGAGGTAGATCTATTTGTTCCAACTGATCGACAGATGGCGCTTCGTTATCCCGACCTGCAATTAGGTGCAGCAGTTGAAAGAGATTCGGTTAACGCAAAAAATATAACGGTTGCAACGCAAGGTTCTGCGGGAAGTACTGGTTATTCCAGCGAATCAGGCTTAGTTCACGCAGATGGCTTTGCCGTTGATGTTGTAAGCACGCTAGGCGCCGGCGATGTTTTTCATGGAGCGCTTCTTGCTCAAGTAATTCAAGGCCACACACTTGAGCGCTCTTTACTTCGCGCCAATGCCGTTGCCGCACTTTCTTGTCGAGGACTAGATGGTCAATCGATGATTCCAAATACCGCAGAGCTAGATAAATTCCTAAAGGAGAGATCATGA
- a CDS encoding FadR/GntR family transcriptional regulator, producing MSAVTPLAPQRAARIATQLIELIEIQNLKPNDRLPSERTLAELLAVSRPSLREALHILQAQGLVQIKHGQGTFVQEPIVAQELRASMMATTHGLNELFDAREVLEVPASKWAAEKATKEDIRLLRATLNQIETVTSTAPIDYNQLQTLDAKFHLTIVGIAENRFINQTLNVLQDVMKMSMETTLRLPGRSDVSKREHNAILDAIEARDGELVSKLTLQHISGARAVALADANEKNER from the coding sequence ATGAGCGCTGTAACCCCGCTTGCTCCGCAACGTGCAGCGCGTATTGCCACACAATTAATCGAACTAATTGAAATTCAGAATCTAAAGCCCAACGACCGCTTGCCATCAGAGCGAACCCTTGCAGAATTGTTAGCAGTCAGTCGTCCATCTCTGCGCGAAGCTCTGCATATTCTGCAGGCGCAAGGTCTGGTTCAAATAAAGCATGGACAAGGCACTTTTGTTCAAGAACCGATAGTTGCGCAAGAACTGCGCGCTTCGATGATGGCCACCACCCATGGCTTAAATGAGCTCTTTGATGCTCGTGAAGTTCTGGAAGTTCCGGCATCAAAGTGGGCAGCGGAAAAGGCGACAAAGGAAGATATCCGCCTACTACGTGCAACTTTAAATCAGATCGAGACAGTTACTTCAACAGCGCCAATTGATTACAACCAATTGCAGACATTAGATGCAAAGTTTCACCTAACAATCGTCGGAATCGCCGAAAATAGATTTATCAACCAGACTCTCAACGTCTTACAAGATGTTATGAAGATGTCGATGGAAACCACTTTGCGTTTGCCAGGCAGATCAGATGTATCAAAGCGCGAGCACAACGCTATTTTGGATGCCATTGAAGCAAGAGATGGAGAACTGGTCTCTAAGTTAACGCTGCAACATATTTCTGGCGCACGTGCAGTAGCCCTTGCCGATGCAAATGAAAAGAATGAGCGTTGA
- a CDS encoding carbohydrate ABC transporter permease, with protein MIFKSSRIISLTFFAALILIPSLIVVLGSFKTDSEVYNKPLSLPENWNLDNYQRLISESDLEVSFRNSVVVTLLSVIFTLLFASLASFAIARMITVSGKVLATLFALGLAIPAQINLVPIYYIFRDLGLTNSFFGLVIINVTTTLPISIFILTAFFREISRDMYEASEVDGASPLRIYRSIALPLSRPAMGATAIFLFVINWNDLLWPLLLIQESDKKTLPLAMLAYRGEYFVSFSMLFTAVMVASLPMVIMYLMMQRSFIAGLTAGAVKG; from the coding sequence ATGATCTTTAAGAGCTCTCGAATAATCTCGCTTACTTTCTTTGCTGCGCTAATTCTGATTCCTTCGCTTATTGTTGTTCTAGGCTCCTTTAAGACCGACTCTGAGGTCTATAACAAGCCGCTCTCTCTGCCAGAAAACTGGAATTTAGATAATTACCAGCGTTTGATCAGTGAAAGCGATTTAGAAGTCAGCTTTAGAAATAGCGTGGTTGTAACCCTGTTATCTGTAATTTTCACCTTGCTATTTGCCAGCCTGGCTTCATTTGCTATCGCCAGAATGATCACAGTTTCCGGAAAAGTCTTGGCAACTTTATTTGCACTCGGCTTGGCAATTCCCGCCCAGATCAACCTTGTTCCGATCTATTACATCTTCCGAGATTTGGGGCTGACTAACTCGTTCTTTGGCTTAGTGATCATTAATGTGACCACAACCCTGCCAATTTCTATTTTTATTCTGACCGCTTTCTTTCGCGAGATATCTCGAGATATGTATGAAGCTTCTGAAGTAGATGGCGCATCGCCACTTCGCATCTATCGCTCTATCGCCCTACCGTTATCCCGACCTGCGATGGGTGCAACAGCGATATTTCTCTTTGTCATCAACTGGAACGATCTTCTCTGGCCACTATTGCTTATTCAAGAGTCAGATAAGAAAACTCTTCCACTAGCTATGTTGGCATACCGTGGCGAATACTTTGTTAGCTTCTCGATGCTCTTCACTGCGGTAATGGTGGCATCACTTCCGATGGTTATCATGTACCTCATGATGCAACGCTCATTTATCGCTGGTCTTACAGCAGGAGCGGTAAAGGGTTAA
- a CDS encoding carbohydrate ABC transporter permease: MGAPALILFLAFYLYPALQNLQFATRRWDGITEPENVGFRNFTNLLTNDDLFYKTLGNNLEFTFLVVIFQTALALIFAVFLVKNSKTNIALRTLYFFPTILSSVSVGMIWLFLYDPNFGAINLFFNSIGLPSFALNWLGSESSALYAIAFSQVWFHTGQMMVVYIAGLQQIPKELYEAAEVDGASRWKQFTSITWPMAMPTTLVVMAYTTIQSFRAFDLIMVMTNSTAGPNNSTSIFSTLVYFTLFNELRLGYAAAQTIFMVATMVLITWLQRRAFSGRYEK, encoded by the coding sequence ATGGGCGCTCCTGCGCTAATCCTTTTTCTTGCCTTCTATCTATATCCAGCGCTGCAAAATCTGCAATTTGCCACACGCCGCTGGGATGGCATCACCGAGCCTGAAAATGTGGGCTTTAGAAACTTTACAAATTTACTTACCAATGACGATCTCTTTTACAAAACTTTAGGAAATAACCTCGAGTTCACCTTCCTGGTTGTTATATTCCAAACCGCGCTAGCTTTGATATTTGCCGTCTTCTTAGTTAAAAACTCCAAAACCAATATTGCTCTTCGCACTCTTTACTTCTTCCCAACAATTCTCTCTTCTGTCTCTGTCGGAATGATCTGGCTCTTCTTATACGACCCTAATTTCGGTGCGATCAACCTATTCTTTAACAGCATTGGATTGCCATCTTTTGCACTTAACTGGCTAGGCAGCGAAAGCAGCGCGCTCTACGCAATCGCCTTTAGCCAAGTCTGGTTCCACACCGGCCAGATGATGGTTGTCTATATCGCCGGCTTGCAGCAGATTCCAAAAGAGTTATATGAGGCTGCCGAAGTTGATGGCGCATCTCGCTGGAAGCAGTTCACCAGCATTACCTGGCCGATGGCGATGCCAACGACTCTGGTTGTTATGGCCTACACAACAATTCAATCTTTCCGCGCATTCGATTTGATCATGGTTATGACAAACTCAACCGCGGGACCAAATAACTCAACAAGTATTTTCAGCACCTTGGTTTATTTCACTTTGTTTAATGAACTTCGCCTGGGATACGCCGCAGCACAGACAATCTTTATGGTGGCCACTATGGTGCTTATAACTTGGCTACAACGCCGAGCATTTAGCGGACGATACGAGAAGTGA
- a CDS encoding ABC transporter substrate-binding protein, which translates to MMKTQGMTSFSARRLGAVAVVAFAVAVSTLPSAFAAGEVLGKACKVEGVSTGTSSTSLVCKAGSNGKLTWQKVRLSSSLGAPIKEIAPPAGTIEFWHYRPEDKAHFEKIITAYEAKYPGTKITQVIKTTTDYNATARVQILANPKAALFAAARGSIFNDFVKSGLPADLTNERFVKRNLVSKGLTAGVEKGRVLAVPYHYLFNNPVYNTELWAKEKWDIPKNLTGWVAWCKDAKAKGYVPLAWPGATRGQAAQISNSALMNSAADYEALSENLADLNSGKIDLTSTWFKGVADIYVKLRNAGCFPDNPTGVTEAAAYNLFATGKSPILPTGTFSMGSIKTLNPALTGKMQLMSMVLTDGKVVAEGIMNNTFNLSVNAKSNPKDQRIAKSFLSYLATGPVAAIYATATTQHVNVLDVDYSSNVDLLNTSAFQAKNTMLAPRFLILNTSVSDLTQDALIQIVGGKSPDDVLPDFSKQIKQKLAG; encoded by the coding sequence ATGATGAAAACTCAAGGAATGACTTCCTTTAGTGCACGTCGCCTTGGCGCAGTAGCTGTGGTTGCATTCGCAGTCGCTGTCTCGACATTGCCATCGGCATTTGCAGCTGGAGAAGTCTTAGGAAAGGCTTGCAAGGTTGAAGGTGTTTCAACCGGAACAAGTTCAACTTCACTTGTTTGCAAGGCTGGATCAAATGGAAAGCTGACTTGGCAGAAGGTTCGCCTAAGCTCAAGCCTCGGTGCACCAATTAAGGAAATTGCACCACCAGCTGGAACAATTGAATTCTGGCACTACCGCCCAGAAGATAAGGCTCACTTCGAAAAAATCATTACAGCTTACGAAGCAAAGTACCCAGGTACAAAAATCACTCAGGTAATCAAGACAACAACTGATTACAACGCAACTGCACGTGTGCAGATCCTTGCAAATCCAAAGGCTGCGCTATTCGCTGCAGCACGTGGTTCAATCTTCAACGATTTCGTTAAGAGTGGATTGCCAGCAGATCTAACTAACGAGCGTTTCGTAAAGCGCAACCTCGTATCAAAGGGTCTAACAGCAGGAGTTGAAAAGGGCCGCGTACTCGCAGTTCCTTACCACTACCTATTTAACAACCCTGTCTATAACACTGAACTCTGGGCAAAAGAGAAGTGGGATATTCCTAAGAACCTAACTGGTTGGGTCGCCTGGTGTAAGGATGCCAAGGCCAAGGGATATGTTCCTCTTGCATGGCCAGGAGCAACACGTGGACAAGCAGCGCAGATCTCAAACTCTGCTCTGATGAACTCTGCAGCAGATTACGAAGCGCTATCTGAAAACTTGGCAGATTTGAACTCAGGAAAGATCGATCTGACTTCAACTTGGTTCAAGGGCGTTGCAGATATCTACGTCAAGCTACGTAACGCAGGATGCTTCCCAGATAACCCAACAGGTGTTACTGAAGCTGCTGCTTACAACTTGTTCGCGACAGGTAAGTCACCAATTCTTCCTACCGGTACATTCTCAATGGGATCTATCAAGACTCTGAACCCAGCGCTAACCGGCAAGATGCAGTTGATGAGCATGGTTCTAACAGATGGCAAAGTTGTCGCTGAAGGAATTATGAACAACACCTTCAACCTAAGCGTAAATGCTAAGTCAAATCCGAAGGATCAGCGCATTGCTAAATCCTTCCTTTCATACTTGGCTACAGGTCCAGTTGCAGCAATTTACGCAACTGCAACCACACAGCACGTAAACGTTCTCGATGTTGATTACTCATCAAACGTTGACTTGCTAAATACATCTGCCTTCCAGGCTAAGAACACAATGTTGGCTCCACGTTTCTTGATTCTGAACACTTCGGTTTCAGATTTGACTCAGGATGCCCTCATTCAAATCGTTGGTGGCAAGAGCCCAGACGATGTTCTGCCTGACTTCTCTAAGCAGATCAAGCAGAAATTGGCTGGCTGA
- a CDS encoding M24 family metallopeptidase: protein MSAFNLRIQPVRDLMAEKGLDAFVLRRNPNLAWAISGRAHVPTTIDAACFDLIITKDSAVAITNVVEAPRLITEEFPAEVSVQTVPWSQGRDPLLPTGAKVGSDQPGGDRVDLGVEIEIIRGSLIADDVERFKKICLEAASALGSAMKEVKSSDREIDVAALITSSLWRSNLEIAFLGVAGQERVTKFRHPLPTSTPIGDRVSASICAKHKGLIASITRIVSFGQLSQEEINGYESIFKVEAAMFDATVVGRPFSDPINAAIAAYPLNGFDKDEWQNHHQGGPTGFLPRDWPANQGTARLIAQNQPIAWNPTGKGCKAEDTILATKSGVEILTNDPNWPAFEVNGRTRPFILQR from the coding sequence ATGAGCGCATTTAATCTTCGGATCCAACCAGTACGAGATTTAATGGCTGAAAAAGGGCTTGATGCATTTGTGCTTCGCCGTAATCCAAATCTGGCTTGGGCCATTTCTGGACGAGCACATGTTCCAACAACAATCGATGCGGCTTGTTTTGATTTAATCATTACAAAAGATTCTGCTGTTGCAATAACAAATGTTGTCGAGGCGCCACGATTAATTACTGAAGAGTTTCCTGCAGAAGTTTCAGTACAAACCGTGCCGTGGTCACAAGGACGCGATCCGTTATTGCCAACAGGAGCAAAAGTTGGTTCTGATCAACCTGGTGGTGACAGAGTTGATCTAGGCGTTGAGATCGAGATTATTCGCGGCTCACTTATTGCAGATGATGTAGAACGCTTTAAGAAGATCTGCCTGGAAGCCGCATCAGCTCTAGGAAGCGCTATGAAAGAGGTAAAAAGTAGCGATCGAGAAATCGATGTGGCAGCGCTAATAACTAGTTCCTTATGGCGCTCTAATTTAGAGATCGCATTTCTAGGCGTTGCCGGCCAAGAGCGAGTCACCAAGTTTCGCCATCCACTACCGACCTCAACGCCAATTGGAGACCGTGTCTCGGCCTCAATATGCGCAAAACATAAGGGGCTAATCGCATCAATAACCAGAATTGTCAGTTTTGGGCAGTTATCTCAAGAGGAGATAAACGGCTACGAATCAATATTTAAAGTTGAGGCGGCGATGTTCGATGCCACTGTGGTTGGTCGGCCTTTCTCAGATCCAATAAATGCTGCGATCGCTGCTTACCCGCTAAATGGTTTCGATAAGGATGAGTGGCAGAACCATCACCAAGGTGGGCCAACCGGCTTCCTTCCTCGTGATTGGCCAGCAAACCAGGGAACAGCCAGATTGATTGCGCAGAACCAACCGATCGCATGGAACCCAACGGGTAAAGGCTGCAAGGCTGAAGATACGATTTTGGCGACCAAGTCGGGGGTTGAGATACTCACCAACGATCCGAATTGGCCTGCTTTTGAGGTCAATGGTCGGACCAGACCCTTCATCCTTCAAAGATAA
- a CDS encoding copper resistance CopC family protein, with protein MRLRQIIALAGAIFLAFSASPAPAHTVLVNSIPQSESVINSLPPEINITFAEELIAIGDSNSIKVFDSTNNDVSQGEVLVAGPTLSKALKTSDKTGVFRVEYRAVAADGHVIEGEFTFTVEASAVTTSEIKSEPITTSPSPSGNKLSIYLILSATAIVGGLLILIFIWKKRAK; from the coding sequence ATGCGCTTACGACAGATTATCGCTTTAGCGGGAGCCATTTTCCTTGCATTTTCGGCATCTCCAGCGCCAGCGCACACAGTGCTAGTTAACTCAATTCCTCAGAGTGAATCAGTGATTAATTCGCTTCCACCAGAAATCAACATCACCTTCGCAGAAGAGTTGATTGCTATTGGAGATTCGAATTCAATAAAGGTTTTTGACTCCACCAATAATGATGTAAGCCAAGGTGAGGTTTTAGTTGCTGGTCCAACGCTTTCTAAAGCGCTAAAAACCAGCGACAAAACTGGAGTATTTAGAGTCGAGTATCGCGCAGTTGCTGCTGATGGCCATGTGATTGAGGGCGAATTTACTTTCACAGTTGAAGCATCGGCAGTAACAACTTCAGAGATTAAATCTGAACCTATAACCACTTCACCATCTCCTTCAGGTAATAAACTTTCTATCTATCTAATTCTTAGCGCTACTGCGATTGTTGGTGGCTTACTAATCTTGATTTTTATCTGGAAAAAGCGGGCAAAATAG
- a CDS encoding YajQ family cyclic di-GMP-binding protein: MADSSFDVVSKIDRMELDNAINQAIREIDTRFDFKNTGAKIEMAGEKINIEADTEERAKATLDVIKDKMIKRGVSLKHIDPGEPQLSGKIYKISCPLKEGISTENAKKIAKFLRDEGPKSVKSQIQGDELRVTSKSRDDLQATMAMIKEGKWEFAVQFVNFR; the protein is encoded by the coding sequence ATGGCTGATAGCAGTTTCGATGTAGTTTCAAAGATTGATCGTATGGAGCTTGATAACGCGATCAACCAGGCGATCCGCGAGATTGATACGCGCTTTGACTTTAAAAATACCGGCGCAAAAATTGAAATGGCCGGCGAAAAGATAAATATTGAAGCTGATACCGAAGAACGCGCTAAGGCAACTCTCGACGTCATCAAAGATAAAATGATTAAGCGCGGGGTTTCACTTAAGCATATTGATCCAGGCGAGCCACAACTTTCTGGAAAGATCTACAAGATCTCTTGCCCGCTTAAAGAAGGTATCTCTACAGAGAATGCAAAGAAGATCGCTAAGTTTTTACGTGATGAGGGTCCAAAGTCAGTTAAATCTCAGATCCAAGGTGATGAACTACGCGTCACTAGTAAGAGCCGTGACGACCTGCAAGCCACGATGGCGATGATCAAAGAAGGTAAGTGGGAGTTCGCAGTTCAATTTGTGAATTTCCGTTAA
- the rarD gene encoding EamA family transporter RarD, translating to MKKQKLGLIYGVSAYVLWGMFPLYWPLLEPANPLEIVSHRAVWTLIFCVIVLAITHALKSTLATFRRPKVAIKLFLASVLISINWLIYIWATNNGHVVEASLGYYINPLIIIAFGVLLLKEKMRRLQWGAVSIATVGVFILTVDYGRLPWVALGLALSWGTYGLVKKQLGLGALEGLAIETMIAFIPYCAYLFIIGSKGEGQFGSGAGLTILLISAGAVTAIPLLLFNGSTTRLPYSTIGLLQYITPTIQFSIGVWVNHEAMPTARWVGFIFIWLALMTLATDLLKSGRSVDNSIA from the coding sequence TTGAAAAAGCAGAAGCTTGGCCTCATATATGGGGTTAGCGCATATGTCTTGTGGGGAATGTTTCCTCTCTATTGGCCGCTGCTCGAGCCTGCTAACCCGCTTGAAATCGTTTCGCACCGCGCTGTCTGGACTTTGATCTTCTGTGTAATTGTTCTGGCAATCACTCACGCCCTTAAATCAACCCTGGCCACTTTTCGTCGCCCAAAGGTGGCAATCAAGTTGTTCCTTGCCTCAGTTCTGATCTCAATAAACTGGCTGATTTATATCTGGGCAACCAATAACGGGCACGTTGTAGAAGCATCACTTGGTTATTACATAAATCCGCTGATAATTATCGCCTTTGGTGTTCTCTTATTGAAAGAGAAGATGCGCCGGCTGCAATGGGGAGCAGTTTCAATTGCAACAGTTGGAGTATTCATCCTTACCGTTGATTACGGTCGTCTGCCTTGGGTTGCTTTGGGGCTTGCCCTTTCGTGGGGAACTTATGGACTTGTTAAGAAACAACTCGGTCTTGGTGCGCTAGAAGGTCTAGCGATCGAAACAATGATCGCCTTTATTCCCTACTGCGCATATCTATTCATTATTGGATCTAAGGGTGAAGGACAGTTTGGCAGCGGCGCAGGTTTAACCATTCTCTTGATTAGTGCGGGCGCAGTTACCGCTATTCCGTTGCTCTTATTTAACGGATCTACTACACGCCTTCCATATTCAACGATCGGGCTCTTGCAGTATATAACTCCAACGATTCAATTTTCGATCGGTGTTTGGGTAAACCATGAAGCGATGCCGACAGCGCGTTGGGTGGGATTTATCTTTATCTGGTTAGCGCTAATGACACTGGCAACGGATCTTTTGAAATCAGGCAGATCGGTCGACAACAGCATCGCATAG
- a CDS encoding polyprenyl synthetase family protein: protein MSSFGIPDLDPALEADLATGMQGVEHLLREHIKGDYPLVEETSRHLVAAGGKRLRPLLTLISSHFGDPTRKEVIPAAVVCELTHLATLYHDDVMDEAPLRRGVESANNRWGNTIAILTGDYLFSKASDLLADLGPEAVRLQARTFERLVIGQIMETQGPQNGEDPLAHYLRVVGDKTGSLIATSARFGALLSGAPRETVETLTKFGEQIGIAFQLADDVIDIASESSQSGKTPGTDLREGVPTLVTLNVMASNKAEDAELKELLSAPIHDEVVVQQVLRALRTHDGLQQARQQLGNIAKDARTALGPLPLNSATSALFSLCDAVVDRSA from the coding sequence ATGTCATCATTCGGCATTCCTGATCTAGATCCCGCACTTGAGGCAGATCTTGCTACAGGTATGCAAGGCGTTGAACATTTACTCCGTGAACACATTAAAGGCGATTACCCGCTTGTTGAAGAAACCTCTCGCCACTTAGTTGCAGCCGGCGGCAAGCGCTTGCGCCCACTATTAACTCTTATCTCATCTCATTTTGGTGATCCAACGCGCAAGGAAGTAATTCCTGCAGCGGTGGTCTGTGAATTAACGCATCTGGCAACGCTGTATCACGATGATGTAATGGATGAAGCGCCACTTCGTCGCGGTGTAGAAAGTGCAAATAATCGTTGGGGAAATACCATCGCAATTTTGACCGGTGATTACCTTTTCTCAAAGGCATCAGATCTACTCGCCGACTTAGGCCCTGAAGCGGTTCGCTTACAAGCGCGAACTTTCGAACGTTTAGTTATAGGTCAGATCATGGAAACCCAAGGACCACAGAACGGTGAAGATCCGCTCGCACATTATCTGCGCGTTGTGGGGGATAAGACCGGTTCGCTAATTGCAACTAGCGCACGCTTTGGCGCACTTCTATCGGGAGCACCGCGTGAAACCGTTGAAACGCTAACTAAATTTGGAGAACAGATCGGTATCGCATTCCAACTGGCTGATGATGTAATCGACATCGCTAGCGAATCTAGCCAATCTGGAAAAACTCCAGGAACTGATCTGCGTGAGGGCGTTCCTACCCTTGTAACTTTAAATGTAATGGCTTCAAATAAAGCTGAAGATGCTGAACTTAAAGAGTTATTAAGCGCACCTATTCATGACGAAGTTGTGGTGCAGCAAGTTCTTCGCGCATTGCGCACCCATGATGGCTTGCAACAAGCCCGTCAACAGCTTGGAAATATTGCTAAAGATGCGCGCACCGCACTTGGCCCACTGCCTCTTAATTCAGCAACTAGCGCTTTATTCTCGCTATGCGATGCTGTTGTCGACCGATCTGCCTGA
- the nuoN gene encoding NADH-quinone oxidoreductase subunit NuoN has protein sequence MIEFVSPTLDYALLAPILIVLGGAVLGVLIEAFAPRKSRASSQLFITLATLVLSLVSLISVRDRSSSAAAMESVTFDGAGMLIQGSILLISIIAVFLLADQENFTALAAALPGSDEERASLQQDLRVTEVYPLTLFAIAGMMLFPVATDLITLFVALEVLSLPLYLLAGLSRRRRLMSQEAALKYFLLGAFASAFFLMGIAYLYGYSSSVTFAGIHSAVIGGSGNDIYLLLGIAFISIGLLFKVGAVPFHAWSPDVYQGAPTAVTALMAAATKVAAFGAMLRIFYVSFAEAYWQWRPAIIAIALITMVFGSLVAIAQRDVKRMLAYSSIAHAGFLLSGVIALSKSGLESSIFYLFAYGIATVGAFGIVTLVRDSAGEVTDLNRWSGLGKRSPWVATAFAGFLLAFAGIPLTSGFIGKFSIFSAAYESGSTAILITGVLSSAIAAFFYIRVIVLMFFKDPVEDGTSVVIPSIYTQITITLSAVATFALGIYPTPLINFIQSSAAFLR, from the coding sequence ATGATTGAATTCGTATCTCCAACCCTTGATTATGCACTTCTTGCACCGATTCTGATCGTGCTTGGTGGCGCTGTTCTTGGCGTGCTCATCGAAGCCTTTGCTCCTCGTAAATCACGCGCTTCATCACAACTATTTATTACTCTGGCCACTTTGGTCCTATCGCTAGTTTCGCTAATTAGCGTGCGTGATCGCTCATCATCAGCGGCTGCGATGGAGTCAGTAACCTTCGATGGCGCAGGAATGTTGATTCAAGGTTCGATACTTCTTATTTCAATTATTGCGGTCTTTTTGCTTGCAGATCAAGAGAACTTCACCGCGCTGGCTGCTGCTCTTCCAGGATCAGATGAAGAACGTGCATCACTGCAGCAAGATTTAAGAGTCACTGAGGTCTACCCGCTAACTCTCTTTGCAATTGCCGGAATGATGCTCTTTCCAGTTGCTACCGATTTAATTACTCTCTTTGTGGCGCTAGAAGTTCTTTCGCTTCCACTTTATCTATTGGCCGGCCTATCGCGCCGCCGCCGCTTGATGTCGCAAGAGGCTGCTCTTAAGTACTTCTTGCTCGGCGCTTTCGCATCTGCTTTCTTCTTGATGGGAATCGCATATCTTTACGGATATTCATCATCCGTTACCTTCGCTGGAATTCACTCAGCGGTAATTGGTGGAAGTGGAAATGATATTTATCTACTTCTCGGAATCGCATTTATCTCAATCGGACTTCTCTTTAAAGTTGGCGCAGTTCCGTTCCACGCTTGGTCACCAGATGTTTATCAGGGCGCACCAACTGCAGTTACCGCCCTTATGGCAGCTGCCACCAAAGTTGCCGCGTTCGGTGCAATGCTCCGTATCTTCTATGTTTCATTCGCTGAGGCTTACTGGCAATGGCGTCCAGCGATCATCGCAATTGCGTTGATAACTATGGTCTTTGGTTCACTAGTTGCAATCGCACAGCGCGATGTAAAGCGCATGCTTGCTTACTCATCTATCGCCCATGCAGGCTTCTTGCTCTCAGGTGTAATTGCGCTTAGCAAATCAGGTTTGGAATCTTCAATCTTCTATCTCTTTGCATACGGAATTGCCACAGTAGGTGCCTTCGGTATCGTGACTCTAGTTCGCGATTCTGCTGGTGAAGTTACCGATCTAAATCGCTGGAGCGGTCTAGGAAAGCGTTCTCCTTGGGTTGCCACAGCTTTCGCTGGTTTCTTACTGGCCTTTGCAGGAATTCCGCTAACGAGCGGATTTATCGGAAAGTTCTCGATCTTCTCAGCTGCCTACGAAAGTGGATCAACAGCAATTTTGATTACCGGTGTTCTTTCATCAGCAATCGCAGCGTTCTTCTATATCCGCGTAATTGTTCTGATGTTCTTTAAAGATCCAGTCGAAGATGGAACTAGCGTTGTAATCCCGTCAATCTACACACAGATCACAATCACGTTATCTGCAGTAGCAACATTCGCACTTGGAATCTACCCAACTCCTTTGATTAACTTTATTCAAAGTTCAGCTGCCTTCCTTCGCTAA